One segment of Triticum aestivum cultivar Chinese Spring chromosome 2A, IWGSC CS RefSeq v2.1, whole genome shotgun sequence DNA contains the following:
- the LOC123187946 gene encoding uncharacterized protein, whose amino-acid sequence MSPHARQPEPLQDRQRQDEQGEPLVKARQVRRRLRTSTSRPFQERLVDMAAARKEIAAALRVHRAAAAAVTRRSRDQHEQQVQCPPCDAFFSDHLRDDSPPRYLAPVLPVAPPVGGGGMLGHLDRSLPALPLGLNLNFHGFTCSSVYDATSSAGDSRNRPLIQPPAADSSDSRARSSPPLAVMLSQEGSPAVDSLENAALSAGAPHVVLEGEGEATSLLEWGDAAATPACAWWSDVLDQGTEGSGCVGELCAPAGQEGGDVDVASMPAAGWLYDGSGDQGATWSGKTVGGDDYHQRDGEDVALPCMEIEGWDGEWFSRGANSLGK is encoded by the exons ATGAGCCCCCACGCGAGGCAGCCGGAGCCACTGCAAGATCGTCAGCGGCAGGATGAGCAGGGTGAGCCGCTGGTCAAGGCTAGGCAGGTGAGGAGGAGGCTGCGCACGTCCACGAGCAGGCCGTTCCAGGAGAGGCTGGTCGACATGGCGGCGGCCAGGAAGGAGATCGCCGCCGCTCTCAGGGTCCacagggccgccgccgccgcggtgacCAGGAGGTCCAGAGATCAGCACGAGCAGCAAGTGCAGTGTCCCCCCTGCGATGCCTTCTTCTCCGACCACTTGCGCGACGACTCTCCGCCGCGTTACCTCGCACCTGTACTTCCGGTCGCGccgcccgtcggcggcggcggcatgctGGGTCACCTGGACCGCAGCCTCCCGGCGCTGCCGCTGGGGCTCAACCTCAATTTCCATGGTTTTACTTGCTCGTCTGTGTATGATGCCACTAGCAGTGCTGGCGATTCTCGTAACCGTCCTTTGATCCAACCGCCGGCCGCTGACTCCTCTGACTCTCGGGCGCGCTCGTCTCCCCCATTGGCGGTGATGCTGAGCCAAGAAGGTTCACCGGCGGTCGACTCCCTGGAGAACGCGGCGTTGTCGGCAGGTGCGCCGCACGTGGTGCTGGAGGGCGAGGGTGAGGCCACCTCCTTGCTCGAGTGGGGTGACGCGGCCGCCACGCCGGCGTGCGCGTGGTGGAGCGACGTCCTCGATCAGGGCACGGAGGGCAGCGGTTGCGTCGGCGAGCTGTGCGCGCCGGCCGGGCAGGAAGGAGGCGACGTTGACGTGGCGAGTATGCCGGCTGCGGGGTGGCTGTACGACGGCTCCGGCGACCAAGGAGCCACATGGAGCGGCAAGACGGTCGGCGGCGACGACTACCACCAGCGGGACGGCGAAGACGTAGCCTTGCCATG TATGGAGATCGAAGGGTGGGACGGGGAGTGGTTCTCACGAGGAGCCAATTCCCTTGGAAAATAA
- the LOC123187945 gene encoding 3-oxoacyl-[acyl-carrier-protein] synthase II, chloroplastic, with amino-acid sequence MAAAAPPLCAWLVAAGAHADCGADEQHRQTQCLDAGSGATFGLDRRPLGARRRGSARSGMAMSVALQPERVIVEKKRPDVKQRRVVVTGMGVVTPLGHDPDVFYNNLLDGHSGISEIETFDCSKFPTRIAGEIKSFSTEGWVVPKLSKRMDKFMLYLITAGKKALENGGLTEEVRNDLDKTRCGVLIGSAMGGMKVFNDAIEALRVSYRKMNPFCVPFATTNMGSAILAMDLGWMGPNYSISTACATSNFCILNAANHIRRGEADVMLCGGSDAPLIPIGLGGFVACRALSQRNSDPTKASRPWDMDRDGFVMGEGAGVLVLEELEHAKQRGATIYAEFLGGSFTCDAYHMTEPHPEGTGITLCIEKALADSGVAREEINYVNAHATSTQSGDLKEYEAIVRCFGQNPQLRVNSTKSMTGHLIGAAGGIEAVACIQAIRTGWVHPNLNLENPEKVVDVGVLVGAEKERCEVKVALSNSFGFGGHNSSILFAPFK; translated from the exons ATGGCGGCAGCCGCGCCACCGCTCTGCGCGTGGCTCGTCGCCGCGGGCGCGCACGCGGACTGCGGGGCGGACGAGCAGCACCGCCAGACGCAGTGCCTCGATGCCGGCTCCGGCGCGACGTTCGGCCTCGACCGCCGCCCCCTCGGGGCGCGGCGCCGTGGGTCCGCGCGCTCTG GAATGGCCATGTCTGTTGCCTTGCAGCCTGAAAGGGTGATTGTTGAGAAGAAGAGACCTGATGTTAAACAAAGGAGAGTGGTCGTCACTGGCATGGGTGTAGTGACGCCACTGGGTCATGATCCTGATGTGTTTTACAACAACCTTCTTGACGGTCATAGTGGAATAAGCGAGATTGAGACGTTTGACTGCTCCAAGTTTCCCACG AGAATTGCAGGAGAGATCAAATCCTTCTCTACCGAAGGTTGGGTTGTACCCAAGCTATCTAAGCGAATGGACAAGTTCATGCTGTATTTGATAACTGCTGGTAAGAAAGCATTGGAAAACGGTGGACTCACCGAAGAAGTCAGGAATGACTTGGATAAAACCAGATGTGGGGTTCTCATTGGCTCTGCGATGGGCGGCATGAAG GTGTTTAATGATGCGATTGAAGCGTTAAGGGTTTCTTACAGGAAAATGAACCCGTTTTGTGTTCCCTTTGCTACTACTAATATGGGTTCTGCAATACTTGCAATGGATCTG GGCTGGATGGGGCCAAACTACTCTATTTCCACTGCATGTGCAACCAGTAACTTTTGTATCCTCAACGCAGCAAACCATATCAGAAGAGGGGAAGCT GATGTCATGCTTTGTGGTGGTTCTGATGCGCCACTCATCCCAATTG GATTGGGAGGTTTTGTTGCCTGCAGAGCTCTTTCACAGAGGAACAGTGACCCAACAAAAGCTTCCCGGCCCTGGGATATG GACCGTGATGGTTTTGTTATGGGAGAAGGGGCAGGTGTGCTAGTATTGGAAGAACTTGAGCATGCTAAG CAAAGAGGTGCAACAATATATGCTGAATTTCTTGGTGGAAGCTTCACATGCGATGCTTACCATATGACCGAGCCGCATCCTGAAG GAACGGGGATCACTCTCTGCATTGAGAAGGCACTGGCTGATTCAGGGGTAGCAAGGGAAGAAATTAACTATGTGAATGCGCATGCAACATCTACACAATCAGGCGATTTGAAGGAGTATGAAGCGATCGTTCGTTGCTTCGGCCagaaccctcag CTAAGGGTGAACTCAACAAAATCAATGACCGGGCATCTTATAGGAGCAGCTGGTGGAATAGAAGCTGTTGCTTGTATACAA GCTATAAGAACTGGTTGGGTCCATCCAAATCTGAATTTGGAGAACCCAGAAAAAGTAGTG GATGTGGGCGTTTTAGTTGGAGCAGAGAAGGAGAGGTGCGAAGTAAAGGTGGCGCTGTCAAACTCATTTGGATTCGGTGGGCATAACTCATCAATTCTGTTTGCCCCCTTCAAGTAA